One window of Doryrhamphus excisus isolate RoL2022-K1 chromosome 13, RoL_Dexc_1.0, whole genome shotgun sequence genomic DNA carries:
- the id2a gene encoding DNA-binding protein inhibitor ID-2a: MKAISPVRSFRKNNAALTEHSLGLSRSKTPVDDPLSLLYNMNDCYSKLKELVPSIPQNKNVSKMEILQHVIDYILDLQIALDTNVALGTSLHHPSRPGQGAPAASRTPLTTLNTDISILSLQSPELPSELTTDDSRTLHR; this comes from the exons ATGAAAGCAATAAGCCCCGTACGGTCCTTCCGGAAAAACAACGCCGCCTTGACGGAGCACTCGCTGGGGCTGTCGCGGAGCAAGACCCCAGTGGACGACCCGCTGAGCTTGCTGTACAACATGAACGATTGCTACTCCAAGCTGAAGGAGCTGGTGCCCAGCATCCCCCAGAACAAGAACGTCAGCAAGATGGAAATCCTGCAGCACGTCATCGACTACATCCTGGACCTGCAGATCGCGCTCGACACAAACGTCGCACTGGGCACTAGCCTGCATCACCCGTCGCGACCGGGCCAAGGGGCTCCGGCAGCATCCAGGACCCCGCTGACCACCCTCAACACAGACATCAGCATCCTCTCGCTACAG tCTCCCGAGTTGCCATCGGAGCTGACGACAGATGACAGCCGGACTCTGCATCGCTAA